A window of Danaus plexippus chromosome 26, MEX_DaPlex, whole genome shotgun sequence genomic DNA:
cgcctccgcgcgagatgaccatgtccagaaattgctcgtgcagaacttccatcgtagcgtgtgctgtgtggcacgtagcgccgtcctgttgaaaccacatgttgtccagatccatattctcgatttcaggccaaaagaagttggttatcatcgaccggtatcgctcaccattgacggtgacggccacaccattatcgttttcgaaaaaatacggaccaatcacgcctccggcccaaaatccgcaccaaacagtcactttctgcgggtgcattgccacttggtgaacctcgtgtggattggtctcgtcccaaatacggcatttttgcttgttgacatagccattcatccaaaaatgcgcctcgtcgctgaagatgatttttttgccaaaatcggcgtcaacttccaactgctctaatgcccagtcagcgaacacacggcgctgtctatggtcattaaccttgagctcttgggtcagctggatcttgtacgggtgcaggctcaagtcacaacgcaaaattcgccaagttgtcgtctgcgaaaggccgagttcctgtgcgcgacgcggaattgactgccgcgggttttcgaggacactgtcgcgcacagcggcgatattctcggcagatctcgcgttacgttgacgcacgggaaccggctgattgttaactgacccggttgactcgaatttgtccaccaatcgacgcatagtcgactcggcaggacgatcatcgcgaccgtaagacgggcgaagtgcgcggaacgttgctcgaactgaagacccattttcataaaacaattttatgatttgcacgtgctgctcgacactgtaacctgccatggtggtttgggaggacggaatgaatataacacactgcatttgacagctgtcactcaaacaacatggccgcaatcagctgtcaaagttcaagcgtccctattggaaaaccccatagtaTTACGATTGAAACTTCTTGTAACGTTCCGTTACATGATATATGCAGTCGTATATagtcttttaaatttcttaaagttgaataaaatataataataaagtatcacAATTACTAGATGTTTTGAAATAGCTTTTACTTATACgaacaaaaaatgtatcatCTTACTTGTATGTATCGTACgttaattacaaacaaatttatattctgtaataACGACATTGTAATCAGAGATCTGGGCCCATGAAAACCCTCGAGGCTGAGATCTTACCCCTAGAACAGTTTAGGGTTCAAAGTCAGATACAAAATCCCTCGTGACGGGTAATTTATAAGGtatgtcatataatataatcccatttaaatgaaactaatatttttcggataaactacgcggatttttattatttaaaaaactacataatcccgacgtttcggttacttttcagcaaccgtgatcacgggcagacgagatgtcgggattatgtagttttttaaacaataaaaatccgcgtagtttatccgaaaaatattagtttcatttaaatggaaaaaaactcgcgaaaatcttagatctcattaatatgATTCTATTTAAACgtgatgttataaaacatgatagtaattatttaaataaataattaatatagaagcaattatatacataggtgtatattgtaacaatataCCAAAACAAAAAACCCGCTAaggattgtatttaaaaacattaaacaagtGCTAGTCGGACACGCCCATGAAGGGTTCCGTAGCAGCAAgtagatgacataatataaaagttattgtagtgcgttgtaactttgatcgatgttttataaaaagaaaataacttgGTTTTACATAGTGTTTGTATGAACGACTAAGTTGTATAtgcgttttttgaaaatgtattatttcttaaaaactaataatgatatctcGTTCAAACCAATTTTCGTTGAAACTTTCCATTGAAATCtacagcatatatttttttttgttttcccactgtcttattttaaaattaagaaggGGAGACACTCATTTTTCCACTTTGGAAGCTATCtttcaaacaattgattttgacgaaaaatagttttaggaaccttaatgtcttttttaaagCCCTATCCATAGACACCAGTTCCATGTATGGAGTGCCcccctttaatttttaaatttataattttttattcaaaattcattcattcattatacaacatacaaaattcattcattcattcagaATACATAAACTTAAAAAGTTTCAACTATGTAGACCCAACAGATTCGGAAATAAATGGCTGTGACATACGGACGGTCGGAAGATcggacggacagacagacatgacgGATCTATAAGGGCCTTTTGCCATTTGGCTACGGAACCTAAAAAGGTAATGCCATAAAAATGTAATCGATTTGAAATCACGTTTTTTCAGTCACGTAAATCGAAGTatgtattcttaaaatttatgttaaatttgttttccaTATATACGATTGACACACTTgattttcgttttaatatgtaaattgcataatatattggaataataattattgttcaagatttaattattacttaaaaataaataataatttatcccGTTACGATATAATCACCTTACGGTAGCCTATTTCAGTCTTGTCACGTGCAGTCTgaagcttatattttttatggctTCCTTAAATTCCGAGCCATAGAATATTCTAGATCGCTTGAAGGACTAGAACCCAATGCATACTGTAATTATCGCGTCATAACACTGAAGTGCCACTTGTAGTGTTTCACTATTGTGtggagttttaattttttcttttcacaaCTTCCTCGCACAAAGGTATATGTTTTGTaatccttaaaaaatatctgtaagcTTAATtgagtacaaataaaattgtcattttatattatatttttaataacaatggtTAATCGccttataatatgtaaacctttattaatacatttaaattgtctATCGACTTCAAAATACCTTGGAATTCTCAAAGATTTATcctctaaatgaaactaatatttttcggatatactacgcatgcttttatttttgtaaaaaactacatacttcaTACAtcccgtctgcccgtgatcacggttgctgacaagtaactgaaacgtcgggactCTTTACATTTCAtgttatggaaaaaaaaacaacaagaaAATATACCTAAAAGAATTcacatattgtttataaataacttatttgaagttttaaaCGCAGGATTAAAAATGcccacaaaaaaaatcataattaaacgAAGTAACAATTCTAATGAGAagcttaaataattacatcttAGTTGTTATTAGTCTGATCAGCGCATGACACGCAATTTTAGGAAACGGATATCGGAAAGAGTTAAATAAACTCTCCTATCATAGGACTCGACATCGAGGACGGTACAAACGAGTACTGATATGTTATCTAAAGGTATTTCGAAATAGTATAGACAGTATGCTCGCAATTgaacgatattaaaaaaaagagttttaagatttaaaaaacctCCATGGTTTgtctaaaataaaagcattatCGTCTTTTCAATTAATCTTTATTgcataatcataattttaatcccTTCAAACAAACAGTAATCAAAcagttaatataatgaaacaattaGAACTACAAAATACAAGtgaaatttcaaaaacaaaaattaacaaataaattttgatgaaaatattgtctttCTTAATCAATCCAAGGTCTTTTGGAACAATGAAGAGTGCTATGCCtttaagaatgaaaaaaaatgagaaaagAGTGCAAAAGTACAATTTATTTGACGTTCTGAGCCCACAGACAATAATTtccatcaattattttatactattcttTCAACATCCTAAATAATGTACCTAACCCATAGAgctcagtttttttttttatatttacagtttattttttttaattttaataaaataggttttatgAACACTTACAATTtagaatatacatttttttttaaactaatacaGACTGCATCAGGActattgaaatcaaaatattcttttatctgTTGGAATGTGTTCTGCTATTAATTCCAAGAGAAttcaacttaaatataaactttattgagATTCTAGATATATGTTAGATGATAtgaatgtgaaataaatattatttaatactataacaaCAAAAGACAAACAACAAATTGAACTAGACAAGACTAAATATGAAGTAACAATAGCTTTCATACAGTTTATGTtttcaatgtataaaaattaaaagactttaggatttttattgtttatatttaaataaattttaaatgtttcttagAAAAAGTCGTAAAATAATTAGCGGAATGGAGAGTTAATGTTGATTATGTAAGCGGTTACAGTGTGCAAATTAAGtacattctataaaatatattatatcaaaaatcttAGTCCATAAGGTTGCAATAAACAAAACTCAGACTATTTCGTGCATGTGTTGGCTGTATCGGCTTGTGTTCCCCAAAATTGTCTACTACAAAGGATCcatcataaattatatgaaaacagaTTTGAAAATAAGATTCAAACTTTATGAgtggaattaaatttattttttattagtctcATGTTAGTGCTTCATGGCCATTAAACCTgccagttttataaaaaacttagaaAAATCGATTTAGTTAGttacttgttaaaaaaatatacaatgaaactattaaatgtttgtaacCTACTTAAAGTTATCTATGGTCTACTATCACATTTGGTAGGGTCGAGGCTAGAAGGCAATGGATGATGGAGGCATCGAACACTCACCGACGGTTACGCGGTACGATGCAAGTTCACTGATACCGTGATAGTGGACAAATGCAGCCACAATCACAAGCACATGGAATATCTGGTGAGATTGGAACCAGATATCACATTTACCGGGGAACCAGCGTTCAGGTACTCTGAGGGCATAGAACATAGCCCCCAATATGTAGAGCAGACCCATTAGCACCAACCAGCCGAGAGATGCCTTACTAACTTGGCTAAACCAGCCCTCAGTGATACCATAATGTATAGCCGGCACTACACCAGACAGACCAAAACCCATGAACACTCCAGCTCGAAGGGGACGGAGTCGAGGCTCTGAGAATCTATCCCAAAGTGACActataatagataatatacCTAAAACAATCACTACAgacaagtatattattttaggtcTGTAGTGACAGTAGAAACTGTAATACAGCCAAGGAACGAACGAACCCATTATGAGCAGTGCTATGCCACAATAGTCGAGCTTTGAGAACAGTTTACCAACCATTTCCGAATGGCAATACAGTGTGTGGTAGGCAAACGAAAAACCGAGACATACTATAGCGCCAATGAAAAAAACACCGAAGATCATTTTCTCTTGCATTTGTATTTCGATAGAGGGCCGTGTCAGGAAGTAAATGGCGACGCCAATGAACGCGACACAGCCGAGCAAATGAGTCCAGATGTTACCAGTCTCGGTGTGAATACGGAAGATGGAAGCGAAGCAGGCACTAAAAGACGGCAGTGGAGGTCTGTGGCCTTTATGTAGATAGTCGTTGTCTTGCAGCCAACGGGGCAGATGTCTGAAGTGACACACGTTCCACGACGCCTCCCAAACCTTACGAACGAATTCCTCGGCTTGCTCAGCCGCGTTATGGGCCAGAGCACCGAGATCGATTTCATCGGATAGCACGCCTGCTTTTAAAACTTCAGCCATTTCCGCGTCGAGTAAATGTTGATCCTCCGGCGTGGACGGCAGCGGGCATCCTTCCTCTTCCTCGGCGAGGACTTCGTCGAGTTCGTCGATATGAGAAGCGAGACTCTCGGCTTCTGGATCCCATCCCTGCCGTCGTCGGAGTCCATCAGACGACACACTATGGGACCCCGTGTCAGAGTCGACTTCCCACATTTTGGACGTCTTCGTTACGCAATTACACGAATGTAATAACCATCCGCGGTAACGTCGTTCGTAAACAATCTGAGTAAAGCAGTCGAGTTTCACAAGAAATCCAGTTACGTCACGGAATAGAAGCACGAATACACGAAACACAGAAAGTCTTTTGttcttttatcttttctttagttttgttataatcacGGATTGTAACTTTCAAAATCGAcggataaaaaattataatataatataaaatgtagccACGTATCGAACAAACAACAATCAATTTAGAACAGCTGCAAGGAACTGTTAAATATTCGCCTGAAACCGTTCTCCAATAACCATGtccattttctaaatataccTATCTCTTTCATACAAATGATAACACATTATATTTCTCTTTCACTCTTCTGTAAAGATAGCTTCAGCTGCCAAATAGTGTTGTCCGTAacattatacaattaattccaaaacaatacttttttgtatttcgaaagagaaaaaattaatgagcaataaaattataaggttCTATAACATACAACGAcatgtcaaaatattactttataaaaatattaatatttttctgagaTTTAGCCGATgaagtcataattttttttaagcaaacttttatttgaattaaataataatattataatgacttataaaaaaaataaaatgaaatcattaatataCGTTCGCCTACATCACTAATATTCATACAACGTCACCGAACTTTCGTAATTTTACTTACGTCTGATTGGTTAATAGAACATTACGTCAATAATTCATTTGACAAAGCATAAAGCCGTATAAcctcaaacaatattttttctatttttcgcAGTTACtcttacaaacaaatttatataaaagagctGTACTTACTTTTTGAACATTATTTCGAAGTTGAATGCACtgaatttacaaaacaataatagaGAATTATTGTATATCAAATTATCACGACAGCCAAAGTTTGAACACAATTGTCAAAATACAACCTTCAAATTTAAGCCAATGGAAATCCAATTCCTACTTACCTCTCATTCGTTATATTATGGCAAAAGGCATAGATAACCAATATCCaactaaaagttaaataataaatattatagtagtgaaatttttaaaatatacgctTAATAACTatggtttattaaaattaaaaacaaacatttaaaatactatattcaaattttattttttttttgttcctatatttaagtacaaaaataaactacttaaaattattaaataaaaattcaaagtacactgtaaagaaaaatcattcaaattatttaaataacacgggcaaataaataaatttttacagtcGCGAAAGCAATTGCGaggaatttgtttaaattttggtgAAAACATATTACATACTTCATAGATGTCATAATCTGTCAATTAGAGATTAAGTTGTCAAAGTGAAAAGCAATAGGAATCTCTGTTTTGATTTGGTTACCGCATGGTTATtgtaacagttttaatattttgtactatTTTGCACGAATGAAGGCCGCAATTAAAAAACTGAACTgaagtatttcaataaaatgtctaATTTACTAGAAGTATTAGTAACCTGTGACTCAAACAATACATTATGGACATCTAGTATTTGGGATCCTAACACAGGGACGAATTTAATGGCTTACAAAGGGGGTGGAACAAGTGAGAAAGGAACTCTCAATTTTATTGGCAAAGATTACATCGCTTCTGTTGAAAAAACCAAACCAATACTTCATGTATGGCCTTTAAATTCACACCAAACAGTACAAGGCATGCGGTTTATTCTTCCCGGAAAAGCTAGTGCATTGGCCATTTCCCATGATGGTACTTATTGTGTTGCTGGTATTGAAGACAAAATTTACCTTTGGCAAATAGCCTCTGGGAGTCTCTTGACTATTATTAACCGTCACTATCAGAAAGTGaacctattaaaatttacaagtgACAGTAGATTCTTTGTATCGGCCGCTGAGGATGGTATGGTGATGGTGTGGTCATTGGCAACTGTAGCAGCCAATGCTGAAGTGGAACTCGTAACTCAGGCTATAGCTGGTCAACATGATCCAGTATATATATTCTCTGATCATTCCCTACCCGTTATAGATATGTGTATAAGCAAGTTGGGATTACATGGTAGATTATTCACAGTTTCAAGTGATAGGACTTGTAAAATCTATGACCTAACATCTGGTGAGATGTTATTGAATCTTGTCTTCGATGAACCTTTGTCATCAATCACATTGGATGTTTTAGAACTTAACATATTTGTTGGATCGACTGAAGGGAAGATCTTTGAAATTGGTTTACAAAAACAACAGACCAATAGAGATGTTTTGGTGAACGGAAATGATACTAGTCAAATATTCTCCGGTCACAGTAAAGCTGTTACATGCTTATCTGTTTCTTTGAATGgtgaaattttaatgtctGGCGGTAACGATGAACAAGTAATACTGTGGCATATAAGAAGCAAACAGCCAGTTAggacaataaaacataaaggACCAATAACAAATGCATTCTTCACACAAAACTTTGCAGCTATTTATAATCAAGATTTTTCTCCGAGTGTAGTCCTGCATAGTCTAGAAAGAAGTTTGGAGAATAACAGTGACGAAATCAATGAGGTGGAAGTGCTCATAAGTGAAAAAACAAACTTCTGGCCGGAGTACATTGAAAGTAATATAGACGTCGACCCCAAGGATTTGGAACTGGAAGTACGACAAaatgaagaatttttaaagaaagaatTGGAGAAAATTAAGCTAATTAATGCCAACTTGTATAATCTGTCAGTTCAAAAAGTTCTTGATTCTGTACctgtacaaaataataaaacctctaaaaagaaaaggaaaaataaagagcaataaaatacatattttaaattattatttcatttaatcaatCTCTCTTGGCATATTCTCTTGTtaccattttttgttttgacgaATATTCACAAAACAATTGGCTACACTGTCTCTTTAATAAACTagtgttttaataactttagtaAAAGgaagaattaaaatgttatgaaaaatattacatctgAAACTATGTGGCATCACACCTTAATGTAGatcttacaaaattttacttataatgatcaaaaaatactcaaaatgTAAGAATTTTGTTATGGATggtgtttatttcttttttaataaagaagtaacaagaaacatatttttatttcagtaacaacaagttaacaaaaacttatattattaacaaaattaacaaaaacttatataaaatctgtAACTTGGAACCCATAGTAGCATATATTTTGGATGTATGATaaccgaaaatattttattttatcatgttaatatatttactttgaatttacgaaattttggcaaaaaaaaacacttaattaagttttttgtatttcttttcatcAACTGGTCATAAAAGATTGTCATTTGATTTAATgacaaacttttttattacaagctataatatgataattaacGCTGCATATGgtaactattttgttacagttCATCATTTagcgttttaaaataatgggaATAACATCCTCCTTTAAGCTAATATTAAGaatgaaaaatcttttttgatCATGAATTGTAGCCTATAatactgtataatattatttatagtatgataaaaaaaattcaatataaataatggttttcttgtttatatcattaaataaaaaatattattaattaattttctatttcatttaaatttgagtAATACTGGATAATAAGATGGTACTTGgagttttagaaataaaaactatatggaTAATCCTTTTTGAcggagttttgttttttaatctttgaCAGTAAGCATCATTCGAAAACGTCACCCGCGTCATCGCATCGTTCgacttgtattttaatttcagtttgaAACACTCccattatatatttcctatttGTATAGTTTTCGGGTATCCAATGCCGcagtaataatagttttttttctaattcgCCTGATATGTTTTTATGACGATATATTAAGGAggtgaatataatttatatttgaattgtaaaaataaacgttGCGATAGGTTTGCGtcacaaacaaaacatttttttgtgtacGATTATATTCACAGTCCAGGCGAAATGTCGAAGGCCGCGCTCATTCCAGAATGTAAAAAGGATATAGGAGGTGTGAAAGAAGATATATGTGTACCAGCTAATGAGAAAAAAGAGGGAGCAATCAGTTTATACAGAAGACTTCTGCGTTTGGATACATTTAGCAAGAGGAATACATTAGACAGCCCAACAGAAATAGAACCACAAGCGACTTACTATGGTGTTTATATACcatgtgaaattaaaaaaggacCTGACGAAGGTATGATGTAGTCAAAAAACGGCAATTGTTTGAtccttatataatatcaaaaattattgggtaatttatatatatttttaattaaaaaaatatatatacttatatacaaatgatatAAAGACAAAGTAAGTTCATAATCAAGGCTTAGGTGCTTATCAATTTTTACTATCaactgataaatttaaatgtaggtCAATGTAATgccaaatgtttattttttgccCTCACTAATCAAGCTcctatatgaatatatagaataaacttTAGAGTAtacatatagtaataaaaaaataaaatataagtttattttatacccaCAGAAACAATACATGTGTACACTGACAAGTTGGAAGCGTTAGAGCTGTTCCGACGGTACAAATCAGCCAGGTTCAAAGCCTTCAGGAACCGACAGGATGCTATGTCATTTGCTCTTAGAGGAGCCGAGCCAATAGACAACCATGAGGGCAACGGGAATTGTAagtataattgatataaataaccttcaattctaaaaaatataaccaaatataaattctatggatatgtttaatgtaattttaaaaagaaagacattgaatttaaaattatactgcattgaaatcaatcaatatataatataatgaataaatgattTCACACAGCGATGaaacaaaaaccttttttgaatgtataataaaacacttgccataaataaattacataacatata
This region includes:
- the LOC116774245 gene encoding adiponectin receptor protein, giving the protein MWEVDSDTGSHSVSSDGLRRRQGWDPEAESLASHIDELDEVLAEEEEGCPLPSTPEDQHLLDAEMAEVLKAGVLSDEIDLGALAHNAAEQAEEFVRKVWEASWNVCHFRHLPRWLQDNDYLHKGHRPPLPSFSACFASIFRIHTETGNIWTHLLGCVAFIGVAIYFLTRPSIEIQMQEKMIFGVFFIGAIVCLGFSFAYHTLYCHSEMVGKLFSKLDYCGIALLIMGSFVPWLYYSFYCHYRPKIIYLSVVIVLGILSIIVSLWDRFSEPRLRPLRAGVFMGFGLSGVVPAIHYGITEGWFSQVSKASLGWLVLMGLLYILGAMFYALRVPERWFPGKCDIWFQSHQIFHVLVIVAAFVHYHGISELASYRVTVGECSMPPSSIAF
- the LOC116774244 gene encoding WD repeat-containing protein 18 codes for the protein MSNLLEVLVTCDSNNTLWTSSIWDPNTGTNLMAYKGGGTSEKGTLNFIGKDYIASVEKTKPILHVWPLNSHQTVQGMRFILPGKASALAISHDGTYCVAGIEDKIYLWQIASGSLLTIINRHYQKVNLLKFTSDSRFFVSAAEDGMVMVWSLATVAANAEVELVTQAIAGQHDPVYIFSDHSLPVIDMCISKLGLHGRLFTVSSDRTCKIYDLTSGEMLLNLVFDEPLSSITLDVLELNIFVGSTEGKIFEIGLQKQQTNRDVLVNGNDTSQIFSGHSKAVTCLSVSLNGEILMSGGNDEQVILWHIRSKQPVRTIKHKGPITNAFFTQNFAAIYNQDFSPSVVLHSLERSLENNSDEINEVEVLISEKTNFWPEYIESNIDVDPKDLELEVRQNEEFLKKELEKIKLINANLYNLSVQKVLDSVPVQNNKTSKKKRKNKEQ